In one window of Rhodoligotrophos appendicifer DNA:
- the tkt gene encoding transketolase has protein sequence MTETATIERPDAGPAVTDRDRANAIRALAMDSVEKAKSGHPGMPMGMADVAAILFTEVIKLDPAAPHWPDRDRFVLSAGHGSMLQYALHYLLGYPDMPIDELMRFRQLGARTAGHPEYGHALGIETTTGPLGQGLATAVGMAIAERALAARFGSELVDHFTYVIAGDGCLMEGISHEAIDLAGHLGLGRLVVLWDDNRISIDGPTSLSTSMDQTLRFEAAGWHVIAIDGHDPAAIRQALAAARTDPRPSMIACRTIIGYGAPNKQGSESTHGAPLGEAEIAAARQTLGWTSPPFEIPAACLSAWRDAGRRSAPLRQDWERRLAASPRAASFKAALSGHLPPQLGTHMAAFKRDLIAKDMKVATRKASEMALEVINDLVPTTLGGSADLTHSNLTISKGMVSLAKGDFSGRYIRYGIREHGMAAAMNGIALHGGFIPYGGTFLVFADYARGAMRLSALMGQRVIYVMTHDSIGLGEDGPTHQPIEHLAMLRATPNLHVYRPCDAVETAECWELALAAEATPSVLCLSRQNLPLLRISADENRSALGAYLLRDAGTGRDLTLLATGSEVEIAIAAADALQERGVKVAVVSMPCWERFEQQTPDYRRAILGAAPRIAIEAAGRLGWDRWIGENGVFIGMTGFGASAPASDLYPHFGITRDAILTAASSLLAGSPHEGA, from the coding sequence ATGACCGAAACCGCGACCATCGAACGGCCTGACGCCGGCCCCGCAGTCACCGATCGCGACAGGGCCAATGCGATCCGTGCTTTGGCCATGGACAGCGTCGAAAAGGCCAAGTCCGGCCATCCCGGCATGCCCATGGGGATGGCCGACGTCGCTGCCATCCTCTTTACCGAGGTGATCAAGCTCGATCCGGCCGCCCCCCACTGGCCCGATCGCGACCGCTTCGTGCTCTCGGCCGGTCACGGGTCCATGCTGCAATACGCGCTTCATTATCTGCTCGGCTATCCGGACATGCCCATCGACGAGTTGATGCGCTTCCGGCAACTGGGGGCGCGCACGGCGGGCCATCCGGAATATGGTCACGCCCTGGGCATCGAGACCACCACCGGCCCGCTGGGTCAGGGCCTCGCCACCGCCGTCGGCATGGCGATCGCCGAGCGCGCCTTGGCCGCCCGTTTCGGATCTGAGCTCGTCGACCATTTCACCTATGTGATCGCCGGCGATGGCTGCCTGATGGAAGGCATCAGCCACGAGGCCATCGACCTTGCCGGCCATCTGGGACTCGGCCGCCTGGTCGTGCTCTGGGACGACAACCGCATCTCCATCGACGGTCCCACCTCCCTCTCGACCAGCATGGACCAGACGCTGCGCTTCGAGGCCGCCGGCTGGCACGTGATCGCCATTGACGGCCACGACCCCGCAGCCATCCGGCAGGCCCTCGCCGCAGCCAGGACGGATCCTCGCCCCTCCATGATCGCCTGCCGCACCATCATCGGCTACGGCGCCCCCAACAAGCAGGGCTCGGAATCGACCCATGGCGCCCCGCTCGGCGAAGCGGAGATCGCAGCGGCGCGCCAGACCCTCGGCTGGACCTCGCCACCCTTCGAAATCCCCGCCGCCTGTCTGTCCGCCTGGCGTGATGCGGGGCGCCGCTCTGCGCCACTGCGCCAGGACTGGGAGAGGCGGCTCGCCGCCAGCCCGCGCGCTGCATCCTTCAAGGCGGCCTTGTCCGGCCACCTGCCCCCGCAGCTCGGGACGCACATGGCCGCCTTCAAGCGAGACCTCATCGCGAAGGACATGAAGGTCGCCACCCGCAAGGCCTCCGAGATGGCCCTCGAAGTCATCAATGACCTGGTGCCGACGACCCTTGGCGGCTCGGCCGACCTCACTCATTCCAACCTGACCATTTCCAAGGGGATGGTCTCCCTCGCGAAAGGTGACTTCTCCGGCCGCTACATCCGCTACGGCATTCGCGAACATGGCATGGCCGCCGCCATGAACGGCATCGCCCTCCATGGTGGTTTCATCCCCTATGGCGGCACCTTCCTGGTCTTCGCCGACTATGCCCGCGGCGCCATGCGCCTCTCCGCCCTCATGGGCCAGCGCGTCATCTACGTCATGACCCACGATTCCATCGGGCTTGGCGAGGACGGCCCCACCCACCAGCCCATTGAGCATCTGGCCATGCTTCGGGCCACGCCGAACCTTCATGTCTACCGCCCCTGCGATGCCGTGGAGACGGCCGAATGCTGGGAACTCGCCCTTGCTGCCGAAGCCACGCCCTCGGTCCTCTGCCTGTCCCGGCAGAACCTGCCTCTGCTGCGCATCTCCGCCGATGAGAACCGCAGCGCTCTGGGGGCTTACCTGCTGCGGGACGCCGGCACCGGTCGCGATCTGACCCTTCTGGCCACCGGGTCCGAGGTCGAGATCGCCATTGCCGCAGCCGACGCCCTCCAGGAGCGGGGTGTGAAGGTTGCCGTCGTCTCCATGCCCTGCTGGGAACGCTTCGAGCAGCAGACGCCGGACTATCGTCGCGCCATCTTGGGCGCAGCACCGCGGATCGCCATCGAGGCGGCCGGCCGCCTTGGATGGGACCGCTGGATCGGTGAGAACGGTGTTTTCATCGGCATGACCGGCTTCGGTGCCAGCGCGCCGGCGAGCGACCTCTACCCTCATTTCGGGATCACCCGGGACGCGATCCTGACAGCGGCCAGCAGCCTGCTGGCCGGCAGCCCCCACGAAGGAGCCTGA
- a CDS encoding phosphoribulokinase — protein sequence MSVKHPIIAITGSSGAGTTSVRRIFEQIFRREKVDAVYIEGDAFHRFNRAEMREKMASAATTGNHHYSHFGPYSNLFEELEKTFADYAANGGGLTRHYVHDDVEAEMHGAPPGTFTDWYAFPPGSDVLFYEGLHGAVVTETVNIAQHVDLKIGVVPVINLEWIQKLHRDRSLRGYSTEAVTDTVLRRMPDYINYICPQFSETDINFQRVPTVDTSNPFIARWIPTPDESMVVIRFRNPRGLDFPYLLSMIQNSFMSRANSIVIPGGKLDIAMQLILTPMILKLVERRRRSL from the coding sequence ATGTCAGTGAAGCATCCCATCATCGCCATCACCGGCTCGTCCGGGGCGGGTACGACGTCGGTGCGGCGGATCTTCGAGCAGATCTTCCGGCGCGAGAAGGTCGATGCCGTCTATATCGAGGGCGATGCCTTCCATCGGTTCAACCGGGCCGAGATGCGCGAGAAGATGGCCTCCGCGGCCACGACCGGAAATCACCATTACAGCCATTTCGGCCCCTACTCCAACCTCTTCGAGGAACTGGAGAAGACCTTCGCCGACTATGCCGCCAATGGCGGCGGTCTGACCCGCCACTACGTCCATGACGACGTCGAAGCCGAGATGCATGGCGCCCCGCCCGGCACCTTTACGGACTGGTATGCCTTCCCGCCGGGCTCCGACGTTCTCTTCTACGAGGGTCTGCATGGCGCCGTCGTGACGGAGACCGTCAACATCGCCCAGCATGTCGATCTCAAGATCGGCGTCGTCCCGGTGATCAATCTGGAGTGGATCCAGAAGCTGCACCGCGACCGCTCCCTGCGCGGCTATTCCACCGAGGCGGTCACCGACACCGTTCTCAGGCGCATGCCCGATTACATCAACTATATCTGCCCGCAATTCAGCGAGACCGACATCAACTTCCAGCGGGTGCCCACGGTCGACACCTCGAACCCATTCATCGCCCGCTGGATCCCCACGCCCGACGAATCCATGGTGGTCATCCGCTTCCGCAACCCGCGCGGCCTGGATTTCCCCTACCTGCTCTCCATGATCCAGAACAGCTTCATGAGCCGCGCGAATTCCATCGTGATCCCTGGCGGCAAGCTGGACATCGCCATGCAGCTCATCCTGACGCCCATGATCCTCAAACTCGTCGAACGGCGGCGGCGCTCGCTGTGA
- a CDS encoding class 1 fructose-bisphosphatase: MTSGAGLGLSLRDYLADTAEPGIAALVSAIADASRPLIAMIRRGPILGSLGAGSGGSNKDGDVQKALDVLADRQFLHGLQVAGVRAIASEEADEPHSVSADGEFLVAIDPLDGSSNIETNVSIGTIFSILPAAPGRSAEPGDFLIQGHRQKAAGFLIYGPQASIVFTTGTGTHAATHDPESDDFVMTALSLSIPEDVPEFAINASNYRFWHPPVQAYVNDCVSGTDGPMSRNFNMRWIASLVADAYRILMRGGAFLYPADSRHGYERGRLRHVYEASPIAFLIEQADGAATDGVNRILDHQPASLHARVPLVFGSMQTVARIRRYHLETEDSADLSPLFGRRGLMRR; this comes from the coding sequence ATGACGTCCGGCGCCGGGCTTGGTCTATCTCTGCGGGACTACCTCGCTGACACGGCGGAGCCCGGCATCGCCGCCCTTGTCTCTGCCATCGCAGACGCCTCCCGCCCGCTCATCGCCATGATCCGCCGCGGTCCCATCCTCGGATCTCTGGGCGCCGGGAGTGGGGGCTCCAACAAGGACGGCGATGTTCAGAAGGCCCTGGACGTCCTGGCCGATCGCCAGTTTCTGCACGGGCTTCAGGTCGCCGGTGTGCGCGCCATCGCCTCCGAGGAAGCCGATGAGCCCCATTCGGTCTCCGCCGACGGCGAGTTTCTGGTGGCGATCGACCCTCTCGACGGGTCGTCGAATATCGAGACCAACGTCTCCATCGGCACGATCTTCTCGATCCTGCCTGCCGCACCCGGCCGGTCGGCTGAACCCGGCGACTTCCTGATCCAGGGACACCGGCAGAAGGCCGCCGGGTTCCTCATCTACGGGCCCCAGGCCTCCATCGTCTTCACGACCGGGACGGGGACCCACGCAGCCACCCACGATCCGGAATCTGATGACTTTGTGATGACGGCCCTGTCCTTGTCGATCCCCGAGGACGTGCCCGAATTCGCCATCAACGCCTCGAACTACCGCTTCTGGCATCCTCCGGTTCAGGCCTATGTCAACGACTGCGTGAGCGGCACCGACGGCCCCATGAGCCGCAATTTCAACATGCGCTGGATCGCCTCCCTCGTGGCCGACGCCTATCGGATCCTCATGCGCGGGGGAGCCTTCCTCTATCCGGCCGACAGCCGCCATGGCTATGAGCGTGGCCGTCTGCGTCATGTCTATGAGGCCAGCCCCATCGCCTTCCTGATCGAGCAGGCCGACGGCGCCGCCACCGACGGCGTGAACCGCATCCTCGACCATCAGCCCGCTTCGTTACATGCGCGTGTCCCCCTGGTGTTCGGCTCCATGCAGACCGTCGCCCGCATCAGGCGCTACCACCTCGAAACCGAGGACTCGGCCGATCTGTCGCCCTTGTTCGGCAGGCGCGGCCTGATGCGCCGCTGA
- a CDS encoding LysR family transcriptional regulator — protein MAPRIFSLKQIEALQAIARAGSLVGAAQILNMTPAAMTARVKGLEDSLGLLLFDRTSNGLRVSSAGEIALAAAEKIERAVRDFGDTMEAVRTGRGGRLAVAAVSTAKYFTPRLIAAFVQQYPGIELRFLIGNRTETMASLRNSDVDVALMGRPPADLRVSQIAIGPHPYVMIAAPAHPLVERRAIEKTELAGETFLFREEGSGSRSLFDYFVGDIAVQRSQLGIELGSNETIKQAVMAGLGVAFISAHTIAAEVADGRLACLDIVGLPIIRQWYVVHRTDRELSPTAQLFRDFTELRCAHFLPQLGTRKSTA, from the coding sequence ATGGCGCCGCGCATTTTCTCCTTGAAACAGATCGAGGCCCTGCAAGCGATCGCGCGAGCGGGAAGCCTCGTGGGCGCTGCACAGATCCTGAATATGACGCCCGCGGCCATGACGGCGCGGGTCAAGGGGCTGGAGGACAGTCTCGGCCTGCTCCTGTTCGACCGGACCTCGAATGGATTGCGCGTCAGTTCAGCCGGCGAAATCGCCCTGGCGGCAGCGGAGAAGATCGAGCGCGCCGTGCGCGACTTCGGCGATACGATGGAGGCGGTGCGCACCGGCCGCGGGGGGCGCCTGGCCGTGGCGGCCGTCTCCACCGCCAAATATTTCACGCCTCGGCTGATCGCGGCCTTCGTGCAGCAGTATCCCGGGATCGAGCTGCGCTTCCTGATCGGCAACCGAACGGAGACCATGGCTTCGCTGCGCAATAGCGATGTCGACGTGGCGCTGATGGGACGACCACCGGCGGATCTGCGCGTGTCGCAAATCGCCATCGGCCCGCACCCCTATGTGATGATCGCAGCGCCGGCGCATCCGCTGGTGGAAAGGCGGGCGATCGAGAAGACCGAGCTTGCGGGTGAGACCTTCCTGTTCCGCGAGGAAGGGTCCGGCTCGCGATCGCTGTTCGACTATTTCGTCGGAGACATCGCCGTCCAACGGTCCCAGCTCGGCATCGAGCTGGGGTCCAACGAGACCATCAAACAGGCTGTCATGGCGGGCCTGGGGGTGGCCTTCATCTCGGCCCACACGATCGCCGCCGAGGTCGCGGATGGCCGTCTCGCCTGCCTCGACATTGTCGGCCTGCCGATCATCCGGCAATGGTATGTGGTCCACCGGACGGATCGCGAGCTGTCACCCACCGCTCAGCTGTTCCGCGACTTCACCGAACTCCGGTGCGCGCACTTCCTGCCGCAGCTCGGCACGCGGAAGTCGACGGCCTGA
- a CDS encoding DEAD/DEAH box helicase: MTSRRLKTDAASSHNGEMAPEPVASVALRLLLQGEATPGLLVHIPEDSRSAHLLREALLALAPDLRLAWFPSWDCAPDDRSPPSRAVMGARMAALRWLRDEANPPRLVLTTPPALIRRVPPRSVIDANHLAFRVGEVIDIETLPSSLGAIGYILDDRVDEPGEFALRGRVIDLFPAAAPLPCRIEHESGRIISIRSYDPISQRSEAETELLLLEPASEIALTPAEYSERGTFPHGEIHALGAFYPRLETLFDYAPSARVILSAGAQRRAATFFEEIAEAREARVKLRALVRQPHPTESAQTAFMSPEAWTRAMEDHALVGCEWPPASPLTRFSETGNPAAAFGAVIADQIERACVILASPDEKALRKLARQAEQAAGCSPSPLRSGSAWRDVQPGTLLTLVAPLDAGFSMRDPAIVLVTARDVLGDRLSSPRAERRHFPVGEVTLRIGDVVIHTDHGLGRLEGIEEIVVGEERVSEMLRLRYADDAILMVPVDEIGAVHRYGGDPDAVSLDRLKGEAWIKRRDEATVEIARAADKMVALADRRRRSSAPRLKAPASDMARFRARFPHPLTRDQAAAVEAVLGDLASGRPMDRLICGDVGFGKTEIALQAAAAVAFAGRQVAIFAPTTVLTQQHYRSIHRRFAPFGIEVAYLSRLTPAAEARQVKVGLADGRIRVVVGTHMLAGKGVEFADLALVVIDEEQRFGTAQKQKMRALAADLHVLTLTATPIPRTLQASLAGLQELSIIATPPTTRRPVRMLLAPLDASALRDVLLRERRLDGQSFVVCPRIEDMPSMADRLGDLVPELTVLTAHGKMAPAEIDDVMLAFAEGEGDVLLATNIVESGLDVPRANTMLVWRPEQFGLAQLHQLRGRVGRGSRRGTVYLMTDPAHPPGAAALKRLRTLEALDRLGAGFEVSARDLDTRGSGDLFGEAQAGHVKKIGLSLYQRLLEDALRAVRNEPRRLQSAPDLHLEVSGVIPSDYVPEPDMRISLYAQAEEIDGTAGVEAFAAELADRFGPLPASVHDLLAVAGVRALCRRLQITRLDAGPKAIAATFTAEGRERVPPRLAETGWSGDRAVLKRAVADPRERLQAVIQWLDALGDASDV, translated from the coding sequence ATGACGTCACGTCGCCTGAAGACCGACGCGGCCAGCTCCCATAACGGAGAGATGGCGCCGGAACCCGTCGCCTCCGTTGCCCTGCGGCTTCTGCTGCAGGGCGAGGCCACGCCAGGACTCCTCGTCCACATCCCGGAAGACAGCCGCTCCGCGCACCTCTTGCGGGAGGCTCTGCTGGCATTGGCGCCCGATCTTCGTCTGGCCTGGTTTCCCAGCTGGGATTGCGCCCCCGATGACCGTTCTCCCCCGTCTCGGGCGGTCATGGGAGCGCGAATGGCCGCGCTGCGCTGGCTGCGGGACGAGGCAAATCCTCCGCGACTGGTGCTGACCACGCCACCGGCGCTCATCCGGCGCGTGCCGCCGCGGTCCGTCATCGACGCGAACCATCTCGCCTTTCGTGTGGGAGAGGTGATCGACATCGAGACCCTCCCCTCCTCGCTGGGCGCCATCGGCTACATCCTGGACGATCGCGTCGATGAGCCCGGCGAGTTTGCGCTGCGTGGCCGGGTCATCGATCTCTTCCCGGCCGCAGCACCCCTCCCCTGCCGCATCGAGCACGAGAGCGGCCGCATCATCTCCATACGCTCCTATGATCCGATCTCGCAGAGATCGGAAGCGGAAACCGAACTCCTTCTCCTCGAACCGGCCTCGGAGATCGCCCTCACGCCGGCGGAATACAGCGAGCGCGGAACGTTTCCGCACGGTGAGATCCATGCCTTGGGAGCGTTCTATCCGCGGCTGGAGACCCTGTTCGACTATGCCCCCTCCGCCCGCGTGATCCTGAGCGCCGGAGCGCAGCGCCGGGCCGCGACCTTCTTCGAGGAGATCGCCGAGGCCCGGGAGGCCCGGGTCAAGCTGCGCGCCTTGGTCCGGCAACCGCACCCGACCGAATCTGCGCAGACCGCATTCATGAGCCCCGAGGCGTGGACACGGGCGATGGAAGACCATGCCCTCGTTGGATGCGAATGGCCTCCCGCCTCGCCCCTGACGCGCTTTTCGGAAACCGGGAATCCCGCAGCAGCGTTTGGCGCCGTCATCGCGGACCAGATCGAGCGCGCCTGCGTGATCCTGGCAAGCCCGGACGAGAAGGCGCTGCGTAAACTCGCCCGGCAGGCTGAACAGGCTGCAGGGTGCAGCCCCTCCCCTCTGAGATCCGGGTCTGCCTGGCGCGATGTGCAGCCCGGGACGCTGCTGACCCTCGTGGCGCCCCTCGATGCGGGCTTTTCCATGCGGGATCCGGCCATCGTTCTGGTCACGGCGCGAGATGTGCTCGGTGATCGCCTGTCGTCCCCTCGCGCCGAGCGGCGGCACTTCCCTGTGGGAGAGGTGACCCTGCGGATTGGCGATGTTGTGATTCACACCGATCACGGCCTCGGCCGCTTGGAGGGCATCGAGGAAATCGTGGTCGGCGAGGAACGAGTCAGCGAGATGCTTCGCCTGCGTTACGCCGACGATGCCATCCTGATGGTCCCGGTGGACGAGATCGGCGCAGTGCATCGCTATGGCGGAGATCCCGATGCCGTATCTTTGGATCGCCTGAAGGGCGAGGCCTGGATCAAGCGCCGCGATGAGGCGACGGTGGAGATTGCCCGCGCCGCGGACAAGATGGTCGCACTCGCCGATCGGCGACGCCGCTCGAGCGCCCCCAGGCTGAAGGCTCCGGCGAGCGATATGGCCCGGTTTCGTGCACGCTTTCCGCACCCGCTGACCAGGGACCAGGCCGCAGCCGTCGAGGCCGTGCTGGGTGACCTTGCGTCAGGCCGCCCCATGGATCGCCTGATCTGCGGCGATGTGGGATTCGGCAAGACCGAAATTGCCTTGCAGGCAGCGGCGGCAGTGGCCTTTGCCGGGCGGCAAGTGGCGATTTTCGCGCCCACCACCGTCTTGACGCAGCAGCATTACCGCAGCATCCACCGCCGTTTTGCCCCCTTTGGCATCGAGGTCGCCTACCTGTCGCGCCTCACGCCGGCAGCCGAAGCGAGACAGGTCAAGGTCGGCCTCGCCGACGGCAGGATCCGCGTCGTTGTGGGCACGCATATGCTGGCCGGGAAGGGTGTCGAATTCGCCGATCTGGCGCTCGTGGTGATCGACGAGGAGCAGCGCTTCGGCACGGCCCAGAAGCAGAAAATGCGGGCCCTCGCCGCGGATCTCCATGTCCTCACGCTGACGGCCACGCCCATTCCGCGCACCCTGCAGGCAAGCCTCGCCGGCCTCCAGGAGCTCAGCATCATCGCCACGCCCCCCACGACGCGTCGGCCCGTGCGGATGCTGCTCGCCCCCCTCGACGCCTCCGCCCTGCGCGACGTCCTGTTGCGCGAGCGCAGGCTGGACGGGCAGAGCTTCGTCGTCTGCCCCCGCATCGAGGACATGCCTTCCATGGCGGATCGTCTCGGCGATCTGGTGCCGGAACTGACCGTCCTGACCGCCCATGGCAAGATGGCGCCCGCGGAGATCGATGATGTGATGCTCGCCTTTGCGGAAGGCGAAGGCGATGTTCTGCTGGCCACCAACATCGTCGAAAGCGGTCTCGACGTGCCCCGCGCCAACACCATGCTGGTCTGGCGCCCGGAACAGTTTGGCCTCGCCCAATTGCATCAGTTGCGCGGCCGGGTCGGGCGCGGCAGCCGCCGCGGAACCGTATATCTGATGACGGATCCTGCACATCCGCCCGGCGCCGCCGCCCTCAAGCGTCTCCGCACCCTGGAGGCTCTCGATCGTCTCGGAGCCGGCTTCGAGGTCAGTGCCCGCGATCTCGACACCCGCGGCTCAGGCGATCTCTTCGGCGAGGCTCAGGCGGGCCATGTGAAGAAGATCGGCCTGAGCCTCTATCAGCGCTTGCTAGAGGATGCGTTGCGGGCCGTCCGCAATGAGCCGCGGCGCCTGCAGTCGGCACCCGACCTCCATCTCGAAGTCTCGGGCGTCATCCCGTCGGACTACGTGCCGGAGCCGGACATGCGGATCAGTCTCTATGCGCAAGCCGAGGAGATCGACGGCACGGCCGGTGTCGAGGCCTTTGCGGCTGAGCTGGCCGACCGTTTCGGCCCGCTGCCTGCCAGCGTCCATGACCTCCTGGCGGTCGCCGGAGTGCGGGCGCTCTGCCGCCGGTTGCAGATCACCCGTCTCGACGCTGGCCCCAAGGCCATTGCCGCAACCTTCACCGCCGAGGGTCGCGAGCGGGTCCCGCCGCGCCTGGCGGAGACGGGCTGGAGCGGGGACCGGGCCGTGCTGAAGCGAGCGGTCGCGGATCCGCGGGAGCGCCTGCAGGCGGTGATCCAATGGCTGGACGCCCTTGGCGATGCTTCCGACGTGTAG
- a CDS encoding IclR family transcriptional regulator, whose amino-acid sequence MGKQSAKSAKKEAVTSSKSGENGQFVDAVVRGMRLLEAFSATPRPMSLSELAKAAGFDKSAAQRLTRTLVGLGYLEKTAGGVVPGRRILERSFDYLRAHPLVSRAVPILADLRRTVNERVDLSLFDDTSMIYIVRMQSKRDTFYAHLIGARVPTYCTSGGRAVLSHLTPEHAMDIIERSDRSKLTPRTTTEVKDILQRIAEIRETGYSLALEEVVVGEVAVGAAILDANGFPIAALHVVGSLAEWAPQDFVQRVGPLVTAAANGLRAP is encoded by the coding sequence ATGGGCAAGCAGTCTGCAAAGTCGGCGAAGAAGGAGGCTGTGACGTCCTCCAAATCGGGGGAGAACGGGCAGTTCGTGGACGCCGTGGTGCGCGGCATGCGCCTGCTCGAAGCCTTTTCCGCGACGCCGAGGCCCATGTCGCTCTCGGAACTGGCAAAGGCGGCCGGATTCGACAAGAGCGCGGCGCAGCGCCTGACGCGGACCTTGGTGGGCCTGGGCTATCTGGAGAAGACCGCGGGCGGGGTCGTACCGGGGCGGCGGATCCTGGAGCGATCCTTCGACTATCTAAGGGCGCACCCTCTCGTCAGCCGTGCCGTCCCGATCCTGGCCGACCTGCGCAGGACCGTGAACGAGCGCGTGGATCTCAGCCTCTTCGACGACACCTCCATGATCTACATCGTCAGGATGCAGAGCAAACGCGACACTTTCTATGCCCATCTCATCGGGGCTCGCGTTCCGACCTACTGCACGTCGGGCGGGAGAGCGGTGCTCAGCCACCTGACGCCGGAGCATGCGATGGACATCATCGAGCGCTCTGACCGCAGCAAGTTGACGCCGCGCACGACCACCGAGGTAAAGGACATCCTGCAGCGCATCGCAGAGATCCGCGAGACCGGATATTCGCTGGCGCTGGAAGAGGTCGTCGTGGGCGAGGTCGCCGTCGGGGCCGCGATTCTCGACGCGAATGGGTTTCCCATCGCCGCCCTGCATGTGGTCGGCTCTCTCGCCGAATGGGCTCCGCAAGATTTCGTGCAGCGCGTGGGGCCTCTGGTCACCGCAGCGGCGAATGGCCTGCGCGCTCCTTGA
- a CDS encoding branched-chain amino acid ABC transporter permease, giving the protein MEELTIILVRGLGLGAIYALIAISLNAIHRATGIFNFAQGMLFVVAGILAALTMPSTPNPYLWLALLPLAAVALAAAMAVQGYITLLPLRSSVEQHSWLVSTLAVSVLIGAIILLIQGNNQILTTSQFPSFPVFGTRTPAPYVLAIAAALLWWAALRWFHTKTLTGLSISAIAQDLDAASAAGLRVRRLQVLAFGISGLIVGSAGFIAAPIVALANDSGLAYVTNGFVAAVVGGIGSDTGALVGGALVGVISMYAAFEYGGEFQNVVTLGLLVLVLMVRPEGLFGTPAARKV; this is encoded by the coding sequence ATGGAAGAACTGACGATCATTCTGGTCCGGGGATTGGGGCTCGGTGCCATCTATGCGCTGATCGCGATCAGCCTGAACGCCATCCACCGCGCCACCGGCATCTTCAATTTCGCCCAGGGAATGCTGTTCGTCGTCGCCGGCATCCTGGCGGCGCTGACCATGCCCTCGACGCCCAATCCGTATCTCTGGCTCGCGCTCCTTCCCTTGGCCGCCGTGGCTCTGGCTGCTGCGATGGCCGTGCAAGGCTACATCACCCTGCTGCCGCTCCGCTCCTCGGTCGAGCAGCATTCCTGGCTCGTTTCGACGCTGGCCGTGTCGGTCCTGATCGGGGCCATCATCCTGCTGATCCAGGGCAACAACCAGATCCTGACCACCAGCCAGTTCCCCAGCTTTCCGGTCTTCGGCACGCGGACGCCGGCGCCCTATGTGCTGGCGATCGCGGCTGCCCTGCTCTGGTGGGCCGCCTTGCGCTGGTTCCACACCAAAACCCTGACCGGCCTGTCGATCAGCGCCATCGCCCAGGACCTCGATGCGGCCAGCGCCGCGGGGTTGCGGGTCCGCCGGCTGCAGGTGCTGGCCTTCGGCATCAGCGGGCTCATCGTCGGTTCGGCTGGCTTCATCGCCGCGCCGATCGTCGCGCTGGCCAATGACAGCGGGCTTGCCTATGTGACCAACGGCTTCGTCGCCGCCGTCGTCGGCGGCATCGGCAGCGACACGGGCGCGCTGGTGGGCGGGGCCCTGGTCGGCGTCATCTCGATGTATGCCGCCTTCGAATATGGCGGCGAGTTCCAGAACGTCGTCACCCTCGGGCTTCTCGTCCTGGTTCTGATGGTTCGGCCAGAAGGGCTTTTCGGCACTCCAGCGGCACGGAAAGTCTGA